The following are encoded together in the Mesoplodon densirostris isolate mMesDen1 chromosome 2, mMesDen1 primary haplotype, whole genome shotgun sequence genome:
- the TMEM183A gene encoding transmembrane protein 183A isoform X3, whose amino-acid sequence MARGPGPLTRPRPDTVAMPKRGKRLKFRAQDACFGRVTVADYANSDPAVVRSGRVKKAVANAVQQEVKSLCGLEASQVPAVEAFSGAGEPCDIIDSSDEIDAQEESVHERTASRKKKSKRHKEDLVGVGGEEYPMDIWLLLASYIRPEDIVNFSLICKNAWTVTCTAAFWTRLYRRHYTLDASLPLRLRPESMEKLRCLRACVIRSLYHMYEPFAARISKNPAIPESTPSTLKNSK is encoded by the exons ATGGCCCGGGGTCCTGGCCCGCTAACCCGGCCTCGCCCCGACACAGTCGCCATGCCCAAGAGAGGAAAGCGACTCAAGTTCCGGGCCCAAGACGCCTGCTTTGGGCGAG TGACTGTGGCGGATTATGCCAACTCGGATCCGGCCGTCGTGAGGTCTGGAAGGGTCAAGAAAGCCGTCGCCAATGCTGTTCAGCAGGAAG taAAATCTCTTTGTGGCTTGGAAGCCTCCCAGGTTCCTGCAGTAGAAGCTTTTTCTGGGGCTGGTGAGCCCTGTGACATCATTGACAGCAGTGATGAGATTGATGCCCAGGAGGAAAGCGTCCATGAGAGAACTGcctccagaaaaaagaaaagcaagaggcaCAAAG aagATCTGGTTGGGGTTGGAGGAGAAGAGTATCCCATGGATATTTGGCTCTTGCTGGCCTCCTATATCCGTCCGGAGGACATTGTGAATTTTTCCCTGATTTGTAAGAATGCCTGGACTGTCACTTGCACTGCTGCCTTTTGGACCAGGTTGTACCGAAG GCACTACACGCTGGATGCCTCTCTGCCTTTGCGCCTGCGACCAGAGTCAATGGAGAAGCTGCGCTGTCTCCGGGCATGTGTGATCCGATCTCTGTACCATATGTATGAGCCATTTGCTGCTCGAATCTCCAAGAATCCAGCCATTCCAGAAAGCACTCCTAGCACATTAAAGAATTCCAAA